From the Desulfosarcina sp. BuS5 genome, one window contains:
- a CDS encoding recombinase family protein, which yields MKVVGYIRVSTETQVKEGQGLKIQKKQIKKYCMTHKLKLIGIYEDRGISGAKADEENLTIDREGLQNMLIDIPRISAGYVVVLNTSRLWRSDLVKVLIQRELKKHKVDVKAVDQPSYSIYSQNDPSRFLINGMMELLDQYQRLEIALKMKRGKLNKAESGGFAGGQRALGYKLVIVDNKPDIAIDHEEAKTISLIKNLKRHGLSLKAIAAHCNNNKIPTKRGGKWHASTIQYILNNRLYKGALEYGSIKIKRPELAIE from the coding sequence ATGAAAGTGGTGGGATACATCAGGGTAAGCACAGAGACGCAGGTCAAAGAAGGACAGGGCCTAAAGATCCAGAAAAAACAAATAAAAAAGTATTGCATGACGCATAAGCTGAAATTAATAGGCATTTATGAAGACAGAGGCATATCCGGAGCCAAAGCTGATGAAGAAAACCTGACAATAGACAGGGAAGGTCTGCAGAATATGCTGATCGACATCCCGCGCATTAGCGCTGGTTATGTTGTTGTCCTTAATACGTCAAGATTGTGGCGTTCGGACCTGGTCAAGGTTCTCATTCAAAGAGAGCTAAAAAAGCATAAAGTTGATGTAAAAGCCGTAGACCAGCCCAGCTATTCAATCTATTCACAGAACGACCCTTCACGGTTTCTTATCAACGGCATGATGGAGCTTTTAGACCAATATCAACGTCTGGAGATAGCACTTAAGATGAAACGCGGCAAGCTGAACAAAGCCGAAAGCGGGGGATTCGCGGGGGGGCAGAGGGCATTGGGTTACAAACTTGTTATCGTTGATAATAAACCGGATATTGCAATCGATCATGAAGAGGCAAAAACGATTTCTTTGATAAAAAATCTGAAAAGACACGGCCTGTCTTTGAAGGCTATAGCAGCTCATTGTAATAACAACAAAATTCCGACAAAAAGGGGAGGCAAGTGGCATGCCTCGACCATTCAATATATTCTAAACAACAGGCTGTATAAAGGAGCGCTTGAGTATGGCTCCATAAAAATCAAGAGACCGGAGCTTGCAATAGAGTAA
- a CDS encoding response regulator, with translation MMAKIIMTADDSASIRQMVSFTLKDAGYEVVEAVDGKDALNKLNGAKVNMLITDLNMPNMDGISLIKQVRAEPEFKFIPIIMLTTESQAEKKQEGKAAGATGWIVKPFKPEQLIAVIKKVLR, from the coding sequence ATGATGGCAAAAATAATAATGACAGCCGATGACTCGGCAAGCATAAGACAGATGGTGAGCTTTACGCTTAAAGATGCAGGCTATGAAGTGGTTGAGGCGGTTGACGGCAAAGACGCGCTTAACAAACTCAATGGCGCAAAAGTTAACATGCTGATAACCGACCTCAACATGCCGAATATGGACGGAATCTCGCTTATCAAACAGGTGCGGGCTGAACCTGAATTCAAGTTTATTCCAATCATAATGCTGACTACTGAATCACAGGCCGAGAAAAAACAGGAAGGAAAAGCCGCCGGCGCTACAGGCTGGATTGTAAAACCTTTTAAACCGGAGCAGTTGATAGCGGTAATTAAAAAGGTGCTTCGGTAA
- a CDS encoding DUF1285 domain-containing protein, with the protein MTTQKLKVKVIPKEKAVFWLDKNGRWHNKDGAFEHRKIINFFHSAIKKDKDGYYLGQDLDTHTEKVYFKYEETALFVFDIIKNEDEVILVLNTKKRIRLEPEKLFIKNDSLYMNAGEELIKFDDRSMMKISDMLEFDEGRYFIKIKDEKYLISKS; encoded by the coding sequence ATGACCACTCAAAAGCTTAAGGTAAAGGTTATACCAAAAGAAAAGGCTGTATTCTGGCTTGACAAGAACGGCCGCTGGCACAACAAGGACGGAGCATTTGAACATAGAAAGATAATAAATTTCTTTCATTCCGCCATAAAAAAAGACAAAGACGGTTACTATCTTGGCCAGGATCTCGACACTCATACGGAAAAAGTCTATTTTAAATATGAAGAAACAGCCCTTTTTGTTTTTGATATAATAAAAAATGAAGACGAAGTTATTCTTGTATTAAATACAAAAAAAAGAATCCGGCTGGAACCTGAAAAGCTGTTCATCAAAAACGACAGCTTATACATGAATGCGGGAGAAGAACTGATCAAGTTCGACGATCGCAGCATGATGAAAATATCGGATATGCTGGAATTCGATGAAGGCAGGTATTTTATAAAAATCAAGGATGAAAAATATCTGATTTCTAAATCATAG
- a CDS encoding STAS domain-containing protein codes for MPFETSQTEQGAILSLKDEVTVAEAAELKDALVKLIKEESCFALDAGQTTELDTSIIQLLFSAFKAAKEQGVEMPLTGRAEAFKNAMERTGILADQFSTGEQ; via the coding sequence ATGCCTTTTGAAACAAGTCAAACAGAACAAGGAGCGATCTTGTCTTTAAAAGACGAAGTAACTGTTGCTGAAGCGGCAGAGCTAAAGGACGCGCTGGTAAAATTAATAAAAGAAGAAAGCTGTTTTGCTCTGGATGCCGGGCAGACAACAGAACTGGATACATCGATCATTCAGTTGCTCTTTTCCGCTTTCAAGGCTGCGAAAGAGCAGGGAGTGGAAATGCCGCTGACCGGGCGGGCGGAGGCCTTTAAAAACGCAATGGAGCGAACGGGAATTTTGGCCGACCAATTTTCCACAGGAGAACAATGA
- a CDS encoding methyl-accepting chemotaxis protein produces MNLTHIVSYSRLRSLISNPTKRCRKIISDIRNSKSASSDAAGCAVKNFFPLKQGMNKQQKILLPFVPVLRKQQKDLTELSGNTENEFLSIGTRLQDFSSRAKSLAEQSTHIAGLFDGNREDNSLDRAGRVSEETLAILKMFDAETIEATSRINLIAAKIKRLSKHKRDFDIISRTLRVLGINIKIQGAQISEGSDNSFFLADGISKLSIKTNIIVNKLFSCLKRADASILPIAGRIDQYLQKDRSQIAQTEKRINNALGKLKGMFDLSTGLSAKIALRSSEISKRVSTVVISMQFHDISRQIMEHVAEAMEDICKKIEGYPASDNGCGQHLAAYTSKVATVQMSQIDLVAYEMEDAEKKMITALKEIARRTADQSEEISKASGAGETESDDSIIVQFSSEISAVISSLSEKTDINRYILEEVKAVSKTVKEMSSFIKDVENIAEGIKLLALNAQIKAEHIGESALALGTLAREVRDISIQSNKVVGKISTGIKTILKTSDDLQTRIGSIFADGIRDAENLKQRAAEAGNGLNALNREMVKNNSGLNKKSRELALDISALTSGIQFSRKVVKCIGHIKETMRALIETAGQYNLETKAELNEPALDGLNNRYTMESERIAHEKAFGSSPMESGDETNLQAAKFCRGKASAGSVQDTDQNTEIDNVELFENFDMPDEQNEKVEIFDQKKKDDDDLGDNIELF; encoded by the coding sequence ATGAACTTAACACATATTGTTTCCTATAGCCGCTTGCGCAGTTTGATCAGCAACCCAACAAAAAGATGCCGGAAAATAATTTCAGACATACGAAATTCCAAATCCGCGTCATCAGACGCCGCCGGCTGCGCTGTAAAGAATTTTTTTCCTTTAAAACAGGGAATGAATAAGCAGCAAAAAATTTTGCTGCCTTTTGTGCCTGTCCTGCGTAAACAGCAAAAAGATTTAACCGAACTGTCAGGCAATACAGAGAATGAGTTTCTTTCAATAGGAACCAGACTTCAGGATTTTTCATCCCGTGCAAAATCTCTGGCAGAGCAATCGACTCACATTGCGGGATTATTTGACGGAAACAGGGAGGACAATTCCCTTGACCGTGCCGGGCGAGTTTCAGAAGAAACCCTGGCGATTTTGAAGATGTTTGACGCTGAGACGATAGAAGCAACCTCAAGGATAAACTTAATTGCCGCAAAGATTAAGAGGCTTTCTAAACATAAAAGAGATTTTGATATAATTTCGCGAACTCTTCGCGTACTGGGAATAAATATCAAGATCCAGGGCGCACAAATAAGTGAAGGGAGCGATAATTCATTTTTTCTGGCTGATGGAATCAGCAAACTTTCCATAAAAACAAACATCATTGTTAACAAATTGTTTAGCTGTTTAAAGAGAGCAGATGCCTCTATATTGCCGATTGCCGGTCGAATCGACCAATATCTGCAAAAAGACCGCAGTCAAATTGCACAGACTGAAAAAAGGATAAACAATGCTCTCGGCAAACTCAAAGGTATGTTTGATCTCTCAACCGGTCTGTCAGCAAAGATTGCTCTACGTTCCTCCGAAATCTCAAAAAGAGTGAGTACGGTTGTCATATCCATGCAATTTCATGATATTTCACGGCAAATAATGGAACATGTAGCCGAAGCCATGGAAGATATTTGCAAAAAGATTGAGGGATATCCCGCGTCCGACAACGGCTGCGGGCAGCATTTGGCGGCATACACATCAAAGGTTGCGACCGTTCAGATGTCTCAGATAGATCTTGTGGCGTATGAAATGGAAGATGCGGAAAAAAAAATGATTACGGCTCTTAAGGAAATCGCCAGGCGCACCGCAGATCAGTCTGAAGAAATTTCAAAGGCATCAGGCGCAGGTGAAACAGAATCGGACGATTCGATTATCGTTCAATTCAGCAGTGAAATATCCGCCGTCATATCCTCCCTTTCGGAAAAAACGGACATTAATCGCTATATCCTTGAAGAGGTGAAAGCAGTTTCAAAAACTGTAAAAGAGATGTCCTCTTTTATTAAAGATGTGGAAAATATTGCCGAAGGCATAAAACTCCTTGCATTAAACGCACAGATAAAAGCTGAACATATAGGGGAAAGCGCCCTTGCCTTGGGTACTCTTGCCCGTGAAGTTCGAGATATTTCAATCCAATCGAACAAGGTTGTCGGTAAAATATCAACAGGCATTAAGACAATTCTGAAAACATCAGACGATCTGCAAACCCGTATCGGCAGTATTTTTGCCGATGGTATAAGGGACGCGGAAAATTTAAAGCAGAGAGCCGCCGAAGCCGGAAACGGTTTAAATGCCCTGAACAGGGAAATGGTGAAAAATAATTCCGGGCTTAACAAAAAAAGCCGGGAGCTTGCGCTCGATATTTCCGCCCTCACATCCGGAATTCAATTTTCTCGAAAAGTGGTTAAGTGTATCGGACATATCAAAGAAACCATGCGGGCTTTAATTGAAACGGCCGGGCAATATAATCTTGAAACAAAAGCGGAGCTTAATGAACCGGCTTTGGACGGATTAAACAACCGCTATACCATGGAAAGCGAGCGTATAGCCCATGAGAAGGCCTTCGGTTCTTCACCAATGGAATCTGGTGATGAGACAAACTTGCAGGCAGCAAAATTTTGCAGGGGCAAAGCTTCTGCCGGATCTGTTCAGGATACTGATCAGAATACAGAGATTGACAATGTAGAGCTGTTTGAAAATTTTGATATGCCGGACGAACAGAATGAGAAAGTTGAAATTTTCGATCAAAAGAAAAAAGATGATGATGACCTTGGGGATAATATTGAACTTTTTTGA